The region TGCCAGGTAGGCCACGGATACTGTGTGACCCCTCGGATCACGGGAAGGCTCTGAATATACACCAACCAATTTGAGTATTTCGATTAGAAGCCCTGTTTCTTCCATTACTTCTCTCTTTACCGCTTCTTCTGTGGTTTCGCCAATCTCTACAAAACCACCGGGCAGGGCAAACGATCCCCTGTAAGGTTCATTTTTCCTTCTTATAAGTACTATCTTCCCGTTTAATATGATTACGCCATCGACTGTTAGTAGGGGAGTTTTTGGTCTCATTCTGACAAAACCTTAATAGGATAGATACTATATTAATATTGGATACTTATAGGTGCTTCCAAAATGACAGACTACATTTTATTGATAGCAATAGGATTAATGATTCTTTCAGCTATCCTTCCTGGTAAATTATCCTATCGTAAACTGATAGGCGCTTTTGGATG is a window of Methanohalophilus mahii DSM 5219 DNA encoding:
- a CDS encoding NUDIX domain-containing protein is translated as MRPKTPLLTVDGVIILNGKIVLIRRKNEPYRGSFALPGGFVEIGETTEEAVKREVMEETGLLIEILKLVGVYSEPSRDPRGHTVSVAYLAVGKGEPRADTDAAEVGCFDPGNLPELAFDHQRIINDAGDDIDGILSKM